The following DNA comes from Synechococcus sp. CC9616.
GTCATCGGTTTGAGTCTTCCCTGGTTGCGCAGGCAACTGCCCTGGATCTGATGGCTGACGTTTGATCTGGATGCAAGCAGGATGAGCATTCATTGGTGGTTGGAGCGTTGTCAGCCCTGACGCGACGGTTGCGCGCCCTGCTGGTTCCATCGCTCCTGATCGCTCTGCTGATCGCAGGATTGAGCGGAGGCTCGCTCCCCGCTGGAGCCATCGGTTGGCTCGATTTCGTACCAGGTTCTCGACCGTTGAGTCCCGGTTCACCTCAGGGACTGCTGGACCAGGGCAGCGACTTCACCCTTGAGGGGAAATACAAGCTCGCCAAAGTCAAGGTTCTCGGTGTGCCGGCGATCACGGTTGCCAGCCCCATTGATGAGTAGTCGTCCGAGGTGATGGGAGCGTCTGTTCGGGCCCAGGTGATCGAAGGCAACCTGCGAGCTCTCTACGACCCCAATCAGATCTGCAGCTTCAGCGAACGCGTCAGCGAGTGGGTTTCGGATCAGTTGCTGGATCTCGATGCTGCCGTTTGCTCGGCTGGGCAGAGATATGGACTGAGTCGCAGCGGCGATCCGATCAAGCTCCTGGTGCGCAGGGAGGGAAGTGGTCCCTATGAGATCGCGGCTCGCTTGCCGGGTCGCGAAAACCCATTTCCATTGCTCACTGTCACGCGAGCCGATGCCGAGATCAACGGAGCCAAAAGGCTGGCATTGGCGCAGATGTGGCGTGAGCGCCTGGAGAAACGGGTCAACCATGCCCGTCAGGTGTATTCGCCACCGCAGATGGCGAGACGCGCCCGCCTCATCCTGGTTGTTGAGTTGCTGCTCTCCGGCCTTTTGGCTGGAACGGTTCTGCTCTGGAACCGTCTGCGTCAGCGCACCACCCGGCTGGAGCGGGAGCAACGCCAGAGGCGTGCCCGCCGGGGCCGGCGCGTTGAGATTCGCCTCTATGCCGAACAGACGGTCACGATCATTGCTTTTTTGCTGATCTTCTCGATCGTTGTGCTGATGTTCGGCATCGGCGTGATGGTTCTGCCGGGGCTGGTGTCGCTGGGGATCGAGCTTCTGCTGCAGCCCCTGTTCGCCATTGTGAAATTCCTTCTGGTGACGCTGCTCACCTTTCTGCTGCGCAGTCTCACCACGTTTCTGCTCAGCCAGTGGGCCGTTGATATCGGCGTGTCGGAACAGGAGCTGGAGCGGCGTCAGCAGCGATATCGAAGTTTGGAACGCGTCACCCATCGGCTGATTGATGTGGGCGGACTGGCGCTTGTGGGGATCTGGGTGCTGCTCGATATCCCGGGTGTCCGGTCGGGGTCCACCTCGCTGATCCTGGCCGGGGGTGCTCTGCTCGGTGCGTTGGCCCTCGTGTTCCAGGCTTTCCTGCGTGATTTCTTCGCCGGTTTAGTGATGCTGCTCGAGGATCGCTACGTCATCGGCGACTGGATTGAAGTGAATGGGATCGTCGGTGAAGTGGTGGACGTCGGTCTGTTCAGCACCCAGTTCAGATGCCTGGACCAGCGGATGAACATCATCGACAATTCCCAGATCCTGCAGATGCGTAATCACACCAAGCTGCGCTCAGGCAGCCTGGTGAACTTTCTGATTTCGCACCGTCAAAGCAATCTCGAATTGGTTTTTGATGTTCTTTCAGATGTGATTGAAGGGTTTTCAGTTGATCCTTATTGGAGTGATCGTCTGATCAGAAAACCCATGCTGCGTGGCGTCAAATGTTCCACAGCTCTCGGTGTGCACATGCAGGTGCTGCTGTTCACCCAAGCCGGTGAACAGTGGTCTGCCGAGCGGGAGTTTCAGCGGCGCGCCCTCGGGGCTTTTCATCAGGCGGGTGTTCGTCTTGCTGAAGGTCTTGGGGTTCAGTCGATGGAGGCTGCCGACATGTTCGGTGCTCAACAGGGTTGAACCTCTGCTCAGTCAGCTGTATACGTGCAGACGGCTGAGTTGTTTCTACGGTCAGGGGATAGCAAAGCAGCGACAGTGTCCCTTCTTTCAACGGGCTCCTTTGAGCAGGTGTTTGACCTCCCTTCGGATGTGTCGATCACGTCGCAACTTCTGGTTGATCGATCCAGGGCAGCTGGGGCCGACGTGGCAGTGGAGGACGTCGAGACGGCCCTTAGAACGCACCGGCTCAGAGCGGATGAGGTGGGTCAGCAGGGCTGGCGACAGCTTCTTGCACTTCAGGTTGGAGATGCCCGGGTGAAGGCGGCAGAAGCCTTTCAGCTGCTTGATCAGGACAAGGATGGCCGGGTGGAGCTTTCAGCGCTCAAGCGCCTAATTCAGTTGTTTGAGGTGACAGAGGGCACCGCTGAAGCCATCACGATCGAAATGGCTCGCGATGGGTCTGCATCGATCGACCTGGAGAGATTGCTGGCTTTCCTGCCAGACGATTTCACGGCACATCCCCGTGCTTACAGGGGCGGACACCGCTCGGCTGAGCCAAGCAGCAGCGCTGCGCGACGCCATGCGAACAGGAGCACAGATCAACCGAAACAGGATTCGGCTTCCCACCAAGGAACGTCGCCGCTGCAGATGCAGATCGGCTGGTTTCGTCTCATTCAGGGAGCGGCTTATCGCAGTTTCCGTGAGAGCTATTCGGCCAACTCGGAAACCCACCTTCGTGCCTACGACTTGCCCTACACCATCCCCGATTTCGTGCACTTCGTGAATGCGGCGGTGGATCTCTACCTCTCTCTGGGCATTGTCGAACCCGGAGCAGAGGAACCCTTCGAGAGCCTCAGGGCTTCCGTCAACGGTGCGGAGGCAGATCTGCGTGAGCGGATGGCCAACTGGGATTCGATGCCCAAGACGGACGCGATGCTGGAAGCCGAGGGACGCCTCGAACAAGAACTGCAGGAGTTGGACCACCACCATCAGATCGTTGCGGTGGTGCTTGAGGTGCTGTTGACCGCTGCACTGCATGGTCATGATCCCGAAAAGGTCACCCATGAGGATCTTCAGCGCCATGAGCTGAATCGTCTGCGTCAACTCGATGATCACCGGGAGGTGAACGCGGAGCTCGATCCCGACAAGCCCAAAGCGCAGCGGCCTTACTACGACACCTGGCAGCGGGTGATCGTTGACACCGATGACCAGCGCTATGCGGGGTCGATCATGCCGACCGCGTACTGGTATGACGACTTCATGCCGCTGCTGTTGCGGGCCAGTTCAGTGCTTACGCAGGCCGACATTCACGATTGGGATGATGCCGATGACGACGAGCTGAATGCCTGGTTCTCACAACGGCATGCATTGGGCGAATTCCGCATGTACGGCCATGCCACGGAAGAGGCCTTTCAATCCCGTCCTCTGACGGTCAAGAAGGAGCTGCGGCGAGCCTGGGAGTTGACCCGTCACTACCTCAATGGTGTTCAGAAGCGTCGGGAGCGGGAGGAGTTCGGCCGTGGGGATGGATTTCTCTGTCAGTACGTCGCCTTTCTCGATCTCCATGTCGGCCGCCACGATGTGGAAGCCAGCCAGATGCGGGTCAGTTTTCCGTATTACATCGGCCCGGCCACCTGGCGCTTCATGCACACCAGTGCAGAGCTGATTGCGGCACAGCCAGAAGACCAACAGCAGCGCTCGGTTGAGGCTTTCAAAGGCTTTTTCGTGGCCCTGGCCACGATGTATCCATGCCCTTACTGCCGCTTCCACCTCAACCGTTATGTGGTGCGCAACCGCGAGGTGTCGATGTACCCGATCGAATATCTCTTCCTGGGTTCCGACCAGGCCAGCAGCACCCTTGAGGTGTCGCTTCAGGACAAACTCGAACAGGTGAGTGATGGCGAAACCCTGCGTTTGTTCCTCTGGAAGCTTCACAACACCGTGTCATCGTCGATCGCCCGCAGTGAGGATTGGTATCACAAGGATTCCGGTGCTTACTACACCTCGCGTTACTGGCCCAGCCTCGATTCGGAGCTCGAACGGGCCCACACCCTCGGGGTTGATCTGATCGCGCGCGATCGTGTGCAGCGGATCTATGGAGTTGTGAAGAGCGCAGCCCATCTTTCGGTTTTGCGGGATGAGCTGCAGGAATCACTCCATGCCAATGATCTGCAGACGCAGCAGACCATTCGGGGTCGCGCGGTCACTGCCATCGGCGGTGTTGAAGAGGCCGTTCTGCAATCGCGCTTTCTGCACGACAACTACCGCTACAACCCATCACTCGAACTTGAGCCGCCCCACTTCAGCCCGGCGGAAGAATTGCTCGCCCGTAGTGGTCTCTACACCGAGAATTGAACATCTCCAGCGCGTTCGCTGACGGAAGCCCAAAAAAAACGCAGCCCTGAAATCAGGACTGCGCATCGAAGAACGAACTGAACTTTGTGATCAGACCTTGCGGGAGTAGTACTCCACCACCAGCAGTTCGTTGATTTCAAGGGCGACCCATTCCCGTTCGCAACGACCGGTGACCTTGGCGGACAGTTTGGTTTTGTCCAGATCCAGGTGCGGTGGGATGTTGGCGAGTCCAGGGAATTCCAGGTTGCCTTCGGCCAGCCTTTTGCTGCCTTTGCGTTCCCGGATGGCAATGACATCGCCAACCTTGCACTGATAGCTGGCAATGTCGGTGACGCGGCCGTTCACGGTCACATGACCGTGGTTCACCAGCTGGCGGGCACCTGGGACAGTGGGGCCAAAACCCATTCGGAAGCAGACGTTGTCGAGTCTGTTCTCAAGAAGCTTGAGCAGGTTCGTTCCAGTGGAACCATCCTGTGCACGGGCTTTCTTCACGTAGCGCACGAGCTGCCGCTCAGAAATTCCGTAGTTGAAACGCAGTTTCTGTTTCTCTTCGAGTCGGATCGCATATTCCGAGCGCTTGCGACGGGCTTGGCCGTGCTGACCGGGGGGATAGGACCGCTTTGCGGCCTTCCGGGTGAGACCAGGGAGGTCTCCCAAGCGCCGCGTGATCCTCAGGCGAGGGCCGCGGTATCGAGACATAGAAAGGAAGTTGTTGGGACCATTCGTGCCAGATGGCAGGCATGCTGGAACCAGAGAAGGTTCCCCGCATCTCTCCATGCACGAATCAACCACTGTATCTGTAAGCCTTCTCGCCAGGGCTGCCGGAGTCGTCAACGGTGGTTTGGCCCAGTTGCTGCTGGCCTTGATTGGCTTTTATCGCCGCTTTATTTCGCCATTGATAGGTCCACGTTGTCGGTTTATTCCAACCTGCAGTGCCTATGGGCTTGAAGCGATTCAGAGGCATGGTCCTTGGCGCGGCAGCTGGCTCACGGTCAAGCGATTGCTGCGTTGCAACCCTCTCACCCCATGTGGATGCGATCCGGTCCCCGATTAAGCCATGGCTGATCAGCCAGGTGGCGAACTGACGCTTTACAGCCGCAGAGGCTGTTGTCTGTGTGAGGGGCTGGAGACCCGCCTGCGGCAGCTCAATCTCAGGGCTTTGGGCCTGCAACTCACGGTGATCGATATCGATGCTGAGCAGACCCCTGGCGAGCTGAGAGCGCGTTACGACCTCGAGGTGCCGGTGCTCAGCTGCGCTGGCAAGGACCTGCCACGGGTCTCCCCACGCTTGTGTGGTGAGGGCCTGTTCAACTGGTTGCATCGTGCCCTGTCCAAGGGCGCAGGAGCGACTTAAAACAAGCCGACGACCCTGACGCGAGGAACGCCGGATGAGCCAGGCGCTGCACACCGTGCTGCAGGAGGTCGGTCTGACCATTCCCACAGGTTTGATCAACCCAACGCTGACGGATATCACCAGCGATTCCAGGAGCGTCCGGACGGGAAGTCTTTTTCTCGGCCTGCCAGGTGAACGGGTGGATGGAGGGCGTTTTTGGCGCCAGGCCCTCGATGCAGGAGCGGCTGCCGCTCTGATCGGCCCCGCTGCTGCGCAGGCTGCCCCTCCCGGCGATGGCGATCCGGTGATAGTGGTCTCCGAGCCGGTGGCGCAGTTGATTGGTGAGGTTTCAGCAGCCTTCTGGACCCAGCCCAGTCATCAGATGGCCCTGATCGGAGTCACCGGGACCAACGGCAAGACCACTACAACGCATCTGATTGAGCATCTGGCTGGGGTGGCGGGACAACCCACGGGTTTGTTCGGCACGTTGGTCAATCGTTGGCCGGGGCACAGTGTCACGGCCCAGCACACCACAGCGTTTGCGGACCGTTTGCAGGCGCAGTTGGCGGAGGCTGTGGCTGCCGGCTGCAAGCTGGCGGCGATGGAGGTGAGTTCCCATGCGTTGGCCCAACACCGCGTGGCCGGATGTCGTTTTTCCGGTGCGGTGTTCACCAACCTCACCCAGGACCATCTCGACTATCACGCCTCGATGGAGGACTACTTCGAGGCGAAGGCCAGTCTTTTTGTCCCTCCGCTGCTCGAAACGCAGGATGCGGGATCCGTGGTCAACATCGATGACCCCTGGGGCGTTCAACTGGCGCAGCGCTTGTCGGGTCGTTGTTGGCGTAGTTCGCTGAACGATCCCTCGGCGGAGCTCACCATGGTGGATTTGGAGATGACCGGCCATGGCGTGGAGGGACGCCTCCTCAGCCCCAGCGGAGATGGACAGTTCCGCTCCCCTCTCCTGGGACGGTTCAATCTGATGAATTTGCTTCAGGCCTTGGGGGCTTTGCTGCAGCAAGGTCTGCCGCTGGGTCCATTGCTTGAGGCGATTGGCTGTTTCGGTGGTGTTCCAGGCCGGATGGAGAGGGTGTTGGTGCCCGGGGCGGATACCGCGGCACTGCCTACGGTGTTGGTCGATTACGCCCACACTCCCGATGGTCTTGAAAATGCCCTGGCTGCCTCGAGACCCTTCACCAATGGTCGTTTGGTCTGTGTCTTTGGCTGTGGTGGGGATCGGGATCGTGGCAAACGACCTCAGATGGCGGCGATTGCCGCACGGCTTGCCGATCGCGTGGTGATCACGTCCGACAACCCCAGGACAGAGGATCTTCAGCGGATTCTCAATGATGTTCAGACCGGTTTGCCTGCGGGCACCGATCACATGGTTGAGGCGAATCGGGCTGTGGCGATTGCAGCTGCGATCGCAGAAGCATCCCCCCAGGATCTCGTGCTGGTCGCCGGCAAAGGGCATGAGGACTACCAGATCCTCGGCACAGAAAAGGTGCATTTCGACGATCGAGAGCAATCAGAACAGGCTCTGCGCCAACGATTGTCCTGAGGTCTCGTCCGTCCTAGGAAGACCTCAGGCCCGGACCCTGATCACGGATGTCTGCTTTCAACCGCTCTGATCTGTTGAAGGACGCCCAGTTTTTTCAAACACCAGAGGGCTTGCTGATCGGCACGTTGGTGCTGGTCGCCTTCTGGCTGTTGCTGAGGGTGATGGAGGCGGTTCAGAAACCCTCTTGGGCCAGCGTCATCCGCTCGGTACGCCGTCCTCTCGTGATCGGATTTGGCGTCGCGCTTTACGCAGGTTGGTTGTTCGGCCTGCTGGCTGAAAATATTGCCATCTTAAGTGATAGAAATGTTGCTCAATTAACAACTTCGATTGTTCTGCTTGTTTTTGGTAGAGCTGCCACGATTGCTGGTTTGAAATTCCTGCATTCCAATGTGTTCAATCGTTGGTTGAATCGTGAAATTCAGGATCAACGTGAAAAAGATATGATGGTTTCTCTCCTGGATCGTGTTTATACAATTCTGGTTTTTTTGATTACATTCGCTGCCATTATGATCGCCTTTGGTATTTCTCCAACAGCCGTTGGAGCAGTTCTGGGCGGCGCTGGTATTGGAATCGGCTTCGGAACGCAGCAAATTTCTCAGAATTTCTTGTCGGGCTTGATGTTGTTTTTTAATCGTCCTTTTGCAGAGGGGGATTGGATCAATGTTTCAACCTTCGAGGGAACGGTGCAGCGTATTGGCTGGTATCACACGCAAATTCGTACATTCGACCGGCGACCTCTTTTTATTCCCAATTCTCTTTTTGCGACCACGCCCATCGAGAATCCAGGACGTATGTATAACCGCCGTATTAAAGAAGAAATTAGCCTGCGCTATGAAGACATTGGTCGGATTGAGCATGTCGTCCATGAAGTGAAGAAAATGCTGCGCGAGCATCCTGCAATTGATCAGGACCAGACGATTCTGGTGAATTTCAATCAGTGGGGAGATTCGTCCATCAACATGATGATCTACGCCTTTACTAAAACAACTGTTTGGGCGGAATGGCTTGATGCTCAACAGGATGTTTTTCTGCGAATCGCCGAGATTGTTCGACTGGCTGATGCTGATTTTGCTTTCCCTTCCACCACAGTTTATCCCTCATCGGATTTCAACACTGAGCATCCGTTGTTGATGAAAAAAGGGCCTAGCGCCTGATCAGCTTCGGATCCACTCGCTGACCCCGCCGGGACGATCGATCAGTTCAATGCCGCGCTGGCTGAGCTCATCGCGGATCCGATCCGCTTCGGCATAGTTTTTCGACGCCTTGGCTGCCCGGCGCGCTTCAACGGCAGCCTCAATCTCGGCATCATCTTCGGCGTTGGCTTGGTCTGGATCTTGTTCCCAGCGCAGTCCCAGGGCGGCGGCCAATTCGCGAAGAAGCTGCCAACGCGCCAACAGCCCTTTCAGTTCTTCAGTCGGTAAGTCACTGCTGTCACCGCGGTCCAAACGATTGGCGATGGCACGCAGCGGTTTGGCCAAATCGAACAGAACAGCCAGGGCTCCTGAGGTGTTGAGGTCGTCATCCATGGCGGCGATGAAGCGCTGATGCATCGCCAGAAGACCATCCCCATCGGGGCTGTCCTGGCCTCGGATCGCCCCTTGTTCGAGAACTGGCGATGATCCCCAGCCCAAGGCATTGCCATGGCGATCGCCGAGCCCTAAAGCTCCATTGAGTCCTTTCCAGCCGGTTGCTGCGGCATCGAGTGCTTCAGCGGTGAAATCAAGAGGTTTGCGGTAGTGGGCCTGCAGCACGAACAGGCGCAGCGTCATTGGCGAGACGCCGCTATCGAGCAGTGCCCGGATCGTGGTGAAGTTGCCGAGGGATTTCGACATCTTGGTGCCGCCGACATTGACCATGCCGTTGTGCATCCACAACTTCGCCAGGGTCGTGCCATTGGCCGTTTCCGATTGGGCGATCTCGTTTTCGTGATGTGGGAACACCAAATCACCACCGCCGAGATGGATGTCGATCGTGAGGCCGAGTTCCTGACGCACCATGGCGGAGCATTCGATGTGCCAGCCCGGACGCCCTGGCCCCCAGGGTGACTCCCAGCTGGGTTCGTTTTCTTTGACTCCTTTCCAGAGCGCGAAGTCAAAGGGGTGGCGTTTCCGGCTCCCCTCCCCATCAGCAGTGCGTCCGCTCGCGCCCTGTTGTTGCTCATTGGGATCGCGACCGCTGAGTTTGCCGTAGTTGTTGGCTTTGGAGATGTCGAAATAAACGTCGCCATCGGAGCTGTAGGCGGCCCCTTTGGCTTCCAGTTCGCTGATCAACGTCTTGATGCCATCAATGCAGCAGGTGGCCCGCGGCATGCGATCGGCCGGAAGGATATTCAGCCGGCCCATATCGATTTCAAAGGCTTCAATGTTGCGTTCACTTACTGCCTGCATCGAGCTGCCTTCCTCGTTGGCGCGGTTGAGGATCTTGTCGTCGATGTCGGTGTAGTTCTGGACGTAGGTGACGTCGTAGCCGCGCCAGATCAAATACCTGCGCAGCACGTCCCAGTTGATGTAGCTGCGGGCATGGCCCAGGTGGCAAAGGTCATAGACCGTGACACCGCAGCAGTAAATCGTTGCTTTGCCGGCCTCGAGGGGTTCAAACGCTTCCGTACGGCTGGTCAGGCTGTTGGTGAAGCGCAAGGGCACGGTCGATCGGCAGAACAGGCTGAGGTTACGGCGTGCATGAGATCAAGATCAGCAGCCCTGTCCCTGCAAGCCAGCTCAGCATGATCAAGCAGCGTTGTGGAGGTTGTTTGAGAGGCAGTGGATTCTTGAGGGGGTTTCGTTGGTTGTTGCGGATTGTGTGGAGGCAATTGCATTGGCGGCAACGCAGCACACATTTTTAGTTTGCATTTTATTAATCTTTTGGCTGTTTTTGAGGCTTAGTGCTAACAAGCGGCGACTTTCTTGCTGATTGTTTTTGTGGGCAGCAAGTTCGTTAAATGCATTGCTGAATGCGGCTGCTATGTTGAAATGAAATAGTTTTACAATCATGGTCTTTAGCGCTTAAGCTTTGTTGGAAAGCCTTGCGAGTGGGTCGTCGGTCCAGTTTTACGACCCTGCAGATCTCTCCGACTCAGCCCCTGATACGTCCGGCATTCCTGATACGACCATTCCGGATATTCCTGATACGACCATTCCGGATATTGATATTCCGAGCCTTCCTGGTGGCTCAAGCCCGTATAGTGGTATTCCGAGGCCGGATAGTTGTATTCCGAGCATTCCAGATGACTTTGATACTTCAGGTCTGCCTGCTGATCTTTCAAGTTATTTGCCGAGTCAGATCGGTGATCTTAATCCGGAGCAATTTGCTGATTTCACTCCTGACATGATCGGTGATTTCAGTCCTGAGCAGTTTGCAGAGCTGTCACCGGATTTGATCAAGGATTTTGACCCGAATCAATTCACTGCATTGGATCCAAGTGCATTCGCAGGCTTCCAGGCCGATCAGCTGAAAAGTTTGCCTGCGAAGTTGGCCGGGCAATTCACTCCTGAGATGTTTGCAGAGTTGCCTGAAGGTGCCATTGCAGGTTTTAAAGCTAAGGCCTTCTCTTCTTTACCCACAGACGTTTTTGCTGAATTTGATCCTGAGCAGTTCGGGGAGTTGTCGTCAAAACTGTGCAAATCAATCAGTTCAGAACAATTCTCTCAGCTCGCAAATAATGTCATGAAATCGATCGATGTTGATCAATTCATGGCTCTTTCGCCAGACGCTTTTGCTGGTTTTCAGGCTGATTAGCTTAAGAGCCTTCCAATGGATCTGGTTCAGGAGATGACTGCTGACATGTTCGCTGAGCTACCAGCTGATGCGATTGCTGGTTTCAAAGCCAAGGCTTTTTCTGCGCTGTCATCAGAAGCTTTGGGTGCATTTGATGCAGAGCAGTTTTCAGAACTGTCTGCCAAGGTAATGAAATCGATCAACTTAGATCAGTTTGAAAGTCTTTCACCAGATGCTTTTGCTGGGTTTCAGTCCAGTCAATTAAAGAAAATCAAAGCAGACCTTCTGGCGGGCATGGATCCTGAAACATTCTCGGCGATTAATCCTGATGCCTTCTCTGCGTTTACTCCTAAGAAAATCAATGCTCTTCCCGATGATCTGATTGGAGAGATTAATCCGGATCAATTGTCTGGCTTCAAGCCGGCTATTTTCAAAAAGATGGATGATGAATTGTTCGAGTCTTTCAGGCCAAAGGCAATCAAGGGTCTGACGCCTGATCAGACAGCAAAGATGAATAAGGTTGCGGCTAGTAAGTTTGACGTGGATCAAATCCAGTCGATCAAACCAGAATGTCTTGCCTCAATGCCTAAGTCCGTTTTCAATTTCTTTGAAGATGATTTTTCTGCAAAGCAGATCGCAGGGTTAGAGGAGTTGGAGTCTGTTTGATGGTTTTTACTATATCCAAGCCAAAGGGTTTGGTTGTCAAGATCTAGTCACCCAAAAATTATAAACATTATAATTAAAACTTTAATTCTTTAAACTGCTATTTGGCTTCCATCCAGTTTGCGCCGATGCCTGTTTCGGCCACCAGGGGAACGCTGAGTTTCACGGCGTTCTCCATGGTCTGCACCACCAACTTTCGGGTGGTCTCCAATGCGTCTGGTGCGACTTCCAGCACCAGTTCATCGTGCACCTGGAGCAGCAGCTGAGCTGGAAGCCCTTGGTTGTGTAGGGCTGCTTGCAGCTGCACCATCGCCACTTTGATGATGTCGGCACTCGATCCCTGAATCGGAGCATTGGCGGCGGCCCTGAGTTGCTGCGCCTCCATGCCGCCGCGGCGGGCCACATCCAGGTCGATCTCCAGAGGGTCCTTGCCCAGCAGTCGGCCGAGGCCGTTGCGGTCGAAGTGGAACGGGCGCCGGCGCCCAAGGATCGTCTCCACGTAACCGCGGCTGAGGGCGAGCCGTTCCTGCAGTTCCAGGAAGGCGAACACCTTGGGGTAGCGCTGCTTGTACTTGGCCAGGAATTCCTTGGCCTCCATCTGGCTGACGCCGGTCTCCCGTGCAAAGCGCTGGGCCCCCATGCCATAGATCACGCCGAAGTTGATGGTCTTGCCGAGGCGACGTTCATCGGAGCTCACGTCGTCTTTGTCCAGCAACAGTCGAGCCGTCAGTGCGTGCACGTCGTCGTCACTGCGATACGCCTCCTGCAGAACCTCTTCACCGGAGAGGTGGGTGAGGATGCGCAGCTCGATCTGGGAGTAGTCCGCACTGAGCAGGGTCCAGCCCTGCTGCGGAAGGAATGCCTTGCGAATCCGCCGGCTGTACTCGGTGCGCACGGGAATGTTCTGCAGGTTGGGGTTGCTGCTGCTCAGCCGTCCCGTTGCCGTCACCGCCTGATTGAAATCGGTATGCACTCGCCCGGTTTCCGCTTCCACCAGCTGAGGCAAGGCATCGATGTAGGTGCTCTTGAGCTTGCTGAGCACCCGGTGCTCCAGCACCAGGGGCACCACAGGGTGGTCGTTGCCCAGTTTCTCGAGCACCGTGGCATCCGTGCTGTAACCCGTTTTGGTGCGTCGCGACTTTTTCCGGTCCAGCCCCAGGGTGTCGAACAGCAGTTCACCGAGTTGCTTCGGCGAAGCCAGGTTGAAATCAACCCCTGCGGCTTCTTTTGCGTCCGATTCCAGCCGCTGCAGGGTTGTGCCCATTTCCTCAGAAAGTTCCTTCAAATAAGGCACATCAATGCGGATGCCGGTGGATTCCATCAGGGCCAGTACCGGCTCCAAGGGTTGCTCCACCTGCTCAAGCAACTGGATTAGGGGAGCGCCCATCGCTTCCAGTTGTTGACGCAGCAGCAGGGCCAGTCGACGGGTCACATGCACGTCCATCCCGCAATAAAGGCTGGCTGGACCGATGGGTACGTCCGCGAAGGTCTGCTTTTTGCCAACGAGATCGCCGTAAGCCGTTGGTGAAAAGCCGAACTCCCGTTCCGCCATCACGTCCAAACCGTGTTTCGCCGCGGCATCACGCAGGTAGTCCGCCAACAGCGTGTCCATCACCACCCCTTCAAGAGCCAGGCCATGCCGCAACAGGATCAGGCGGTCGTATTTGGCGTTCTGCAGAGCTTTGGGATGCTCCCTGCTGGCCAGCCAGGGAGCGATGGCGGTGAGAACGCTCTCCAATGGCAACTGCGGGGACTGCTCTG
Coding sequences within:
- a CDS encoding mechanosensitive ion channel family protein; translated protein: MGASVRAQVIEGNLRALYDPNQICSFSERVSEWVSDQLLDLDAAVCSAGQRYGLSRSGDPIKLLVRREGSGPYEIAARLPGRENPFPLLTVTRADAEINGAKRLALAQMWRERLEKRVNHARQVYSPPQMARRARLILVVELLLSGLLAGTVLLWNRLRQRTTRLEREQRQRRARRGRRVEIRLYAEQTVTIIAFLLIFSIVVLMFGIGVMVLPGLVSLGIELLLQPLFAIVKFLLVTLLTFLLRSLTTFLLSQWAVDIGVSEQELERRQQRYRSLERVTHRLIDVGGLALVGIWVLLDIPGVRSGSTSLILAGGALLGALALVFQAFLRDFFAGLVMLLEDRYVIGDWIEVNGIVGEVVDVGLFSTQFRCLDQRMNIIDNSQILQMRNHTKLRSGSLVNFLISHRQSNLELVFDVLSDVIEGFSVDPYWSDRLIRKPMLRGVKCSTALGVHMQVLLFTQAGEQWSAEREFQRRALGAFHQAGVRLAEGLGVQSMEAADMFGAQQG
- a CDS encoding ERV1/ALR-related protein gives rise to the protein MSLLSTGSFEQVFDLPSDVSITSQLLVDRSRAAGADVAVEDVETALRTHRLRADEVGQQGWRQLLALQVGDARVKAAEAFQLLDQDKDGRVELSALKRLIQLFEVTEGTAEAITIEMARDGSASIDLERLLAFLPDDFTAHPRAYRGGHRSAEPSSSAARRHANRSTDQPKQDSASHQGTSPLQMQIGWFRLIQGAAYRSFRESYSANSETHLRAYDLPYTIPDFVHFVNAAVDLYLSLGIVEPGAEEPFESLRASVNGAEADLRERMANWDSMPKTDAMLEAEGRLEQELQELDHHHQIVAVVLEVLLTAALHGHDPEKVTHEDLQRHELNRLRQLDDHREVNAELDPDKPKAQRPYYDTWQRVIVDTDDQRYAGSIMPTAYWYDDFMPLLLRASSVLTQADIHDWDDADDDELNAWFSQRHALGEFRMYGHATEEAFQSRPLTVKKELRRAWELTRHYLNGVQKRREREEFGRGDGFLCQYVAFLDLHVGRHDVEASQMRVSFPYYIGPATWRFMHTSAELIAAQPEDQQQRSVEAFKGFFVALATMYPCPYCRFHLNRYVVRNREVSMYPIEYLFLGSDQASSTLEVSLQDKLEQVSDGETLRLFLWKLHNTVSSSIARSEDWYHKDSGAYYTSRYWPSLDSELERAHTLGVDLIARDRVQRIYGVVKSAAHLSVLRDELQESLHANDLQTQQTIRGRAVTAIGGVEEAVLQSRFLHDNYRYNPSLELEPPHFSPAEELLARSGLYTEN
- the rpsD gene encoding 30S ribosomal protein S4, whose protein sequence is MSRYRGPRLRITRRLGDLPGLTRKAAKRSYPPGQHGQARRKRSEYAIRLEEKQKLRFNYGISERQLVRYVKKARAQDGSTGTNLLKLLENRLDNVCFRMGFGPTVPGARQLVNHGHVTVNGRVTDIASYQCKVGDVIAIRERKGSKRLAEGNLEFPGLANIPPHLDLDKTKLSAKVTGRCEREWVALEINELLVVEYYSRKV
- the yidD gene encoding membrane protein insertion efficiency factor YidD — its product is MHESTTVSVSLLARAAGVVNGGLAQLLLALIGFYRRFISPLIGPRCRFIPTCSAYGLEAIQRHGPWRGSWLTVKRLLRCNPLTPCGCDPVPD
- a CDS encoding glutaredoxin family protein, producing MADQPGGELTLYSRRGCCLCEGLETRLRQLNLRALGLQLTVIDIDAEQTPGELRARYDLEVPVLSCAGKDLPRVSPRLCGEGLFNWLHRALSKGAGAT
- a CDS encoding UDP-N-acetylmuramoyl-L-alanyl-D-glutamate--2,6-diaminopimelate ligase, translated to MSQALHTVLQEVGLTIPTGLINPTLTDITSDSRSVRTGSLFLGLPGERVDGGRFWRQALDAGAAAALIGPAAAQAAPPGDGDPVIVVSEPVAQLIGEVSAAFWTQPSHQMALIGVTGTNGKTTTTHLIEHLAGVAGQPTGLFGTLVNRWPGHSVTAQHTTAFADRLQAQLAEAVAAGCKLAAMEVSSHALAQHRVAGCRFSGAVFTNLTQDHLDYHASMEDYFEAKASLFVPPLLETQDAGSVVNIDDPWGVQLAQRLSGRCWRSSLNDPSAELTMVDLEMTGHGVEGRLLSPSGDGQFRSPLLGRFNLMNLLQALGALLQQGLPLGPLLEAIGCFGGVPGRMERVLVPGADTAALPTVLVDYAHTPDGLENALAASRPFTNGRLVCVFGCGGDRDRGKRPQMAAIAARLADRVVITSDNPRTEDLQRILNDVQTGLPAGTDHMVEANRAVAIAAAIAEASPQDLVLVAGKGHEDYQILGTEKVHFDDREQSEQALRQRLS